In a genomic window of Anoplopoma fimbria isolate UVic2021 breed Golden Eagle Sablefish chromosome 6, Afim_UVic_2022, whole genome shotgun sequence:
- the cuedc2 gene encoding CUE domain-containing protein 2 isoform X1, with the protein MTCQCFEPCGLTSSTDGKPVTTDRHPPSHIWGNTELHVPIISCTEENTMDLHKIIHRALHEFIQAYIPDADLSTLDDVLLSYITGVLEDLGSQQSVEENFDVEVFAEMLEAYIPGFAEIDSVKVCEMMFNLASKLATARTSEIVALKARTEENSLKLTTLPSEPPPGETQCLKTQTEGATAKLPVSEWESQEQHLLEMFPKCSLSEARNALSIAKGDMEEAVRLIIEGDVQLSSTPHNVNHGKNISSQADHKLKESILEKYMLVDREEDKKTHRPVAPKDAPKKLVRYHGNQVVTTKGERYQLVKKDEEEDMKKTYVNLKPARKYRFH; encoded by the exons ATGACGTGCCAGTGTTTTGAACCGTGCGGGCTAACAAGTAGCACGGATGGGAAGCCTGTGACCACTGACCGACATCCCCCCTCACACATCTGGGGAAACACAGAGCTTCATGTCCCCATAATATCCTGCACA GAGGAGAACACAATGGACCTCCACAAGATCATCCACAGAGCCCTGCATGAGTTTATCCAGGCTTACATCCCTGATGCTGATCTCAG CACACTGGACGATGTTCTTCTGTCCTACATCACTGGAGTCCTGGAGGACCTCGGCTCCCAGCAGAGTGTTGAGGAGAACTTTGACGTTGAGGTCTTTGCAGAGATGTTGGAAGCTTACATACCTGGCTTTGCCGAAATTGACAG TGTCAAAGTCTGTGAAATGATGTTCAATCTGGCTTCAAAACTAGCCACCGCTCGGACCTCAG AAATCGTTGCGCTTAAAGCCAGGACAGAAGAGAATTCACTGAAACTCACCACTCTGCCCAGTGAACCTCCACCAGGAGAAACGCAGTGccttaaaacacagacagagggcGCCACAGCCAAG CTACCAGTGTCTGAGTGGGAGTCCCAGGAGCAGCACCTGCTCGAGATGTTTCCAAAGTGCAGTCTGTCGGAGGCTCGCAACGCCCTGTCTATTGCCAAAGGAGACATGGAGGAGGCTGTGCGCCTCATCATAGAGGGTGATGTCCAACTCAGCTCCACTCCTCATAAT GTAAACCACGGGAAGAATATTTCTTCACAAGCGGACCACAAACTTAAAGAGAGCATCCTTGAAAA GTACATGCTGGTGGATAGGGAGGAGGATAAGAAAACCCACCGACCTGTCGCCCCCAAAGAT GCTCCAAAGAAGCTTGTTCGGTACCACGGTAACCAGGTGGTGACTACAAAAGGAGAGCGATATCAGCTCGTGaagaaagatgaagaagaggacatgaagaagaCATACGTCAACCTCAAGCCCGCACGAAAGTACAGATTCCATTGA
- the cuedc2 gene encoding CUE domain-containing protein 2 isoform X2, with product MDLHKIIHRALHEFIQAYIPDADLSTLDDVLLSYITGVLEDLGSQQSVEENFDVEVFAEMLEAYIPGFAEIDSVKVCEMMFNLASKLATARTSEIVALKARTEENSLKLTTLPSEPPPGETQCLKTQTEGATAKLPVSEWESQEQHLLEMFPKCSLSEARNALSIAKGDMEEAVRLIIEGDVQLSSTPHNVNHGKNISSQADHKLKESILEKYMLVDREEDKKTHRPVAPKDAPKKLVRYHGNQVVTTKGERYQLVKKDEEEDMKKTYVNLKPARKYRFH from the exons ATGGACCTCCACAAGATCATCCACAGAGCCCTGCATGAGTTTATCCAGGCTTACATCCCTGATGCTGATCTCAG CACACTGGACGATGTTCTTCTGTCCTACATCACTGGAGTCCTGGAGGACCTCGGCTCCCAGCAGAGTGTTGAGGAGAACTTTGACGTTGAGGTCTTTGCAGAGATGTTGGAAGCTTACATACCTGGCTTTGCCGAAATTGACAG TGTCAAAGTCTGTGAAATGATGTTCAATCTGGCTTCAAAACTAGCCACCGCTCGGACCTCAG AAATCGTTGCGCTTAAAGCCAGGACAGAAGAGAATTCACTGAAACTCACCACTCTGCCCAGTGAACCTCCACCAGGAGAAACGCAGTGccttaaaacacagacagagggcGCCACAGCCAAG CTACCAGTGTCTGAGTGGGAGTCCCAGGAGCAGCACCTGCTCGAGATGTTTCCAAAGTGCAGTCTGTCGGAGGCTCGCAACGCCCTGTCTATTGCCAAAGGAGACATGGAGGAGGCTGTGCGCCTCATCATAGAGGGTGATGTCCAACTCAGCTCCACTCCTCATAAT GTAAACCACGGGAAGAATATTTCTTCACAAGCGGACCACAAACTTAAAGAGAGCATCCTTGAAAA GTACATGCTGGTGGATAGGGAGGAGGATAAGAAAACCCACCGACCTGTCGCCCCCAAAGAT GCTCCAAAGAAGCTTGTTCGGTACCACGGTAACCAGGTGGTGACTACAAAAGGAGAGCGATATCAGCTCGTGaagaaagatgaagaagaggacatgaagaagaCATACGTCAACCTCAAGCCCGCACGAAAGTACAGATTCCATTGA